A stretch of the Papaver somniferum cultivar HN1 chromosome 6, ASM357369v1, whole genome shotgun sequence genome encodes the following:
- the LOC113287269 gene encoding uncharacterized protein LOC113287269 produces the protein MYYVSAFLFSYLDPVIFYLIGFLRMGCALIVICFKIGGESLRPFQRFRPIFCQDLCVPWRKVSSKSSCSNHEILLLDLTIWVVVCGLLRWEEKLKGFFRRTFCVPTLEDTDPIYSEKVCAGLEMKRKTTATRSRSSLSPSITSTVTTSSKPSQPDPMFRYSHLKTIPDHQRYLRHFGYCLRHYGYFSATVAISWVIVIRYIDRVSSPILSHHYGYFVKFPIS, from the exons ATGTATTATGTGTCtgctttcttattttcttatttggATCCTGTAATCTTCTATCTAATTGGGTTCTTAAGAATGGGTTGTGCTTTGATTGTCATTTGCTTCAAGATCGGTGGTGAGTCTCTCCGGCCGTTTCAAAGATTCCGACCTATTTTCTGTCAAGATCTTTGTGTTCCGTGGAGGAAAGTTTCCAGTAAATCATCTTGCAGCAATCATGAGATCCTTCTCTTAGATCTAACAATTTGGGTTGTTGTTTGTGGTCTGTTACGGTGGGAAGAAAAGCTCAAAGGATTTTTCCGACGAACTTTTTGTGTACCTACTCTGGAAGATACAGATCCTATCTATTCTGAAAAGGTTTGTGCAG GTTTAGAAATGAAAAGAAAGACAACAGCAACTCGATCAAGATCGTCACTCAgtccatctattacatcaactgTTACCACATCTTCCAAGCCGAGTCAGCCCGATCCGATGTTCCGATACAGTCACTTAAAGACCATTCCAGATCACCAACGTTACTTGAGACACTTTGGTTACTGTTTGAGACACTATGGTTACTTTTCGGCTACTGTTGCTATTAGTTGGGTCATTGTTATCAGATATATTGATAGAGTATCTTCCCCAATTCTTTCCCATCACTATGGTTACTTTGTAAAGTTTCCAATTTCCTAA